A region of Streptomyces paludis DNA encodes the following proteins:
- a CDS encoding DUF433 domain-containing protein — protein MSYEPKLAAALSGATMAQLSHWRHGSGAGSAVLVPEISATRPILYSFRDVVALRTCVRLRQETSLQRIRRAVDSLREDLGEREHLSAYQLVTDGGTVYLADPDHAVDLIGHKGGKSNLVIHQLVDVLAPFYRNGRHIPDLLSPRPDVAVDPSVRGGEPVIRGTRIPAAEVAALIRDGIPPEQIADFYPGVSAGAALEATDFTDYVDSYTGTPTGVGAGASRGAA, from the coding sequence ATGTCGTACGAACCGAAGCTCGCGGCAGCGCTGTCCGGCGCGACGATGGCCCAGCTCTCCCACTGGCGCCATGGCTCAGGCGCAGGAAGCGCCGTCCTCGTGCCGGAGATTTCGGCTACTCGCCCCATCCTGTATTCCTTCCGAGACGTCGTCGCACTGCGAACCTGCGTGCGTCTCCGGCAGGAGACCTCACTGCAACGGATCCGCCGCGCAGTGGACTCCCTCAGGGAGGATCTGGGCGAACGAGAACACCTCTCGGCCTACCAGCTCGTCACCGACGGGGGCACGGTGTATCTGGCCGATCCCGACCATGCTGTCGACTTGATCGGCCATAAGGGCGGCAAGAGCAACCTCGTCATCCACCAGCTCGTCGACGTCCTCGCACCGTTCTATCGGAACGGCCGGCACATTCCCGACCTGCTGTCCCCCCGTCCAGACGTAGCGGTGGATCCATCCGTACGTGGTGGTGAGCCGGTGATCCGTGGCACCCGCATTCCCGCGGCCGAGGTCGCGGCCCTGATCCGAGATGGAATTCCGCCGGAGCAAATCGCCGACTTCTATCCCGGAGTCAGTGCCGGAGCAGCACTTGAAGCAACTGATTTCACCGATTACGTCGACAGCTACACGGGCACGCCAACAGGTGTAGGCGCAGGTGCGAGTCGAGGCGCCGCTTGA
- a CDS encoding DUF5615 family PIN-like protein, with translation MKLLLDENVPRPMADIVRILLKAHNVIHVHDLPGWAGTKDIALFEKARAEGFDAVLTNDIKQMSRSLEVAAIAASGLHRIEYRQNNKHGGLVGLGSAIATVCAGLPHALAELSVADGQRLVSLTSVDPTRATRVRTVDPQVDAPKFWPTG, from the coding sequence TTGAAACTGCTGCTCGACGAAAACGTGCCGCGGCCTATGGCCGACATCGTCCGCATCCTCCTCAAGGCTCACAACGTCATACACGTTCATGACCTGCCCGGATGGGCCGGCACCAAGGACATCGCACTGTTCGAGAAGGCTCGCGCCGAAGGCTTCGACGCAGTCCTCACCAACGACATCAAACAGATGAGCCGCAGCCTGGAAGTCGCCGCAATCGCCGCGTCCGGCCTCCATAGGATTGAGTACCGCCAGAACAACAAGCACGGCGGATTGGTCGGCCTCGGCTCAGCAATCGCCACGGTTTGCGCGGGGCTCCCCCATGCTCTGGCCGAACTCTCGGTCGCAGACGGACAGCGTCTGGTCTCCCTCACTTCGGTCGACCCCACACGCGCTACCCGCGTCCGCACCGTCGACCCTCAAGTGGACGCGCCCAAATTCTGGCCGACGGGCTGA
- a CDS encoding helix-turn-helix domain-containing protein: MDANDISAPPHSPSGLRDSQRPARANPRPGVRPSASPDVRPAGIEHDNSRHTERFTVIGNHLAQHDKLSLVAMGLGLHIQSLPTGARVDIKTLAGRFPEGPTRIAAGLRELEAHGYLRRLRERTPGGRIVTRTISCNQPAAAAVRHHRSGGATTAVVRRTAPPDTCAEPARPAPPAPRKKRPLPDVPQPGYSSPDLLGVATAVLADLRVHDPRLLLSACDTAHLAPGVAAWLERDVAPAAVRQALISDLPAEALRRPAALLAYRLADQLPPAPPFRAPAAVRYPLRNCDHCDRGYRGPEPGCCGDCRERALLN; this comes from the coding sequence ATGGATGCCAACGACATTAGCGCGCCCCCGCACTCCCCGTCCGGCTTACGCGACTCGCAGCGCCCCGCACGGGCTAATCCACGTCCCGGTGTTCGGCCATCGGCCTCCCCGGACGTTCGGCCCGCCGGGATCGAGCACGACAACTCCCGTCACACCGAACGCTTCACCGTGATCGGCAACCACCTCGCCCAGCACGACAAGCTGTCACTGGTCGCCATGGGCCTCGGGCTCCACATCCAGTCACTGCCCACCGGCGCCCGCGTCGACATCAAGACCCTCGCGGGACGCTTTCCCGAAGGACCGACGCGAATTGCCGCCGGGCTGCGGGAACTTGAAGCCCACGGCTACCTGCGGCGGCTGCGCGAACGTACCCCCGGTGGGCGGATCGTCACCCGTACGATCTCCTGCAATCAGCCCGCAGCGGCGGCGGTACGGCACCACCGGAGCGGTGGCGCTACGACTGCGGTGGTCCGCCGCACCGCGCCCCCCGACACGTGCGCCGAACCCGCTCGGCCCGCGCCGCCCGCGCCCCGCAAGAAGCGGCCCCTGCCCGACGTGCCCCAGCCCGGATACTCCTCCCCGGACCTTCTCGGTGTGGCCACCGCGGTCCTTGCCGATCTGCGTGTTCATGATCCGCGTCTGCTGCTCTCCGCCTGCGACACGGCGCATCTCGCGCCCGGCGTCGCCGCCTGGCTGGAGCGGGATGTGGCGCCCGCCGCCGTACGCCAGGCGCTGATCTCGGACCTGCCGGCCGAGGCTTTGCGGCGGCCGGCCGCCTTGCTCGCGTACCGTCTGGCCGACCAGTTGCCACCGGCGCCGCCCTTTCGCGCGCCCGCCGCCGTCCGGTATCCGCTCCGTAACTGCGACCACTGCGACCGCGGCTATCGCGGGCCGGAGCCGGGGTGCTGTGGGGACTGTCGGGAGCGGGCATTACTCAACTGA